Proteins found in one Methanomassiliicoccus sp. genomic segment:
- the hmgA gene encoding hydroxymethylglutaryl-CoA reductase (NADPH): MGAGLKNRGKTREDVDERRRAVEEATGTDLRHIGATSIDPAVAEKNIENMIGTIQVPVGFVGPLDIKGDHAVGQFLIPMATTEGALLASVNRGCSVITVSGGATSVVVKDEMSRAPVFRVRDTRHAVQAGEWVRDNFTMLKEAAEGTTRHGKLLSANPFVVGRSMYVRLSYSTGDAMGMNMATIASEAVAKVVEKETGAVLISVSGNLCVDKKPAAINSILGRGKIVLSDATIPRAILEEKMHTTPEAVAETCYRKCSIGSSLAASLGSNAHAANMLAALYIATGQDPAQVAEGSMVTTTCEVVDGDLYISVRLPCVEVGTVGGGTRLPCQAEALSMIGCVGEGKAWKLAEIVGAAVLAGELSTLSAQSAGQLGSAHSRLGR; this comes from the coding sequence ATGGGAGCAGGGCTGAAGAACCGGGGGAAGACCCGCGAGGACGTCGACGAACGCCGAAGGGCCGTGGAAGAGGCCACGGGCACCGATCTCCGGCACATCGGAGCGACATCTATTGATCCCGCAGTCGCGGAGAAGAATATCGAGAACATGATCGGTACGATACAGGTGCCGGTGGGCTTCGTGGGGCCGCTAGACATCAAGGGCGACCATGCCGTGGGGCAGTTCCTCATACCCATGGCCACCACCGAGGGCGCATTGCTCGCGTCTGTCAACAGAGGATGCTCGGTGATAACCGTTTCCGGAGGCGCGACCAGCGTGGTCGTCAAGGACGAGATGTCGCGCGCGCCGGTGTTCCGCGTCCGCGACACCCGCCACGCGGTCCAGGCCGGCGAGTGGGTGCGAGATAACTTCACCATGCTGAAGGAGGCGGCAGAGGGCACCACCAGGCATGGTAAGCTCCTGAGCGCCAACCCCTTCGTGGTCGGCCGTTCCATGTATGTTCGTCTCTCTTACAGCACCGGTGATGCTATGGGCATGAACATGGCCACCATAGCCTCTGAGGCCGTAGCCAAGGTAGTGGAGAAAGAGACCGGAGCGGTCCTGATATCCGTGTCCGGCAACCTCTGCGTGGACAAGAAGCCGGCGGCCATCAACTCCATTCTTGGGCGGGGCAAGATCGTCCTCTCCGATGCTACCATCCCCCGCGCCATCCTTGAGGAGAAGATGCACACCACTCCCGAGGCGGTCGCGGAGACCTGCTATCGTAAGTGCAGTATCGGCTCCTCCCTCGCCGCCTCGCTCGGCTCAAACGCCCACGCCGCCAATATGCTGGCCGCGCTGTACATAGCCACTGGCCAGGACCCCGCCCAGGTGGCCGAAGGCAGCATGGTAACCACCACCTGCGAGGTAGTGGACGGCGACCTATACATCTCCGTTCGCCTTCCGTGCGTGGAGGTGGGAACGGTGGGCGGCGGTACACGGCTGCCGTGCCAGGCGGAGGCGCTCAGCATGATCGGATGCGTCGGCGAGGGGAAGGCATGGAAGCTGGCGGAGATCGTGGGGGCGGCCGTCCTGGCAGGAGAGCTTTCCACGCTGAGCGCCCAGTCCGCGGGGCAGCTGGGGTCGGCGCACAGCCGGTTAGGAAGATGA
- a CDS encoding S-adenosylmethionine decarboxylase — MSPRTGKCLSDEECIDKFKKEEEWGLLTSIDLHDCDPKKISSKEVISQFSIDLCEYISMKRFGDPIVVRFGADPRVAGYSLAQLIETSLISGHFAEDTDRAFIDVFSCKEYPPQLTAEFCKKYFGAKSMEYSVVFRT, encoded by the coding sequence ATGAGTCCAAGGACGGGCAAGTGTTTGAGCGATGAGGAATGCATAGACAAGTTCAAGAAGGAAGAAGAGTGGGGACTCCTCACTTCCATTGACCTTCATGACTGCGACCCCAAGAAGATCTCCAGTAAAGAGGTTATTTCGCAGTTCTCTATCGACCTCTGTGAGTACATCAGTATGAAGCGATTCGGCGATCCGATCGTGGTAAGGTTCGGGGCCGATCCCAGAGTAGCAGGTTACTCGCTCGCTCAGCTAATCGAGACCTCGCTGATCTCCGGCCACTTTGCCGAGGACACAGACCGGGCGTTCATCGACGTCTTCTCCTGCAAGGAATATCCCCCTCAGCTGACGGCGGAGTTCTGCAAGAAGTACTTCGGGGCCAAGTCCATGGAGTACTCAGTGGTCTTTAGGACTTAA